A window of Lagenorhynchus albirostris chromosome 11, mLagAlb1.1, whole genome shotgun sequence contains these coding sequences:
- the BAZ2A gene encoding bromodomain adjacent to zinc finger domain protein 2A isoform X1, which yields MEANDHFNFTGLPPAPAASGLKPSPSSGEGLYTNGSPMNFPQQGKSLNGDVNVNGLSTVSHTTTSGILNSAPHSSSTSHLHHPNVAYDCLWNYSQYPPANPGSNLKDPPLLSQFSGGQYPLNGILGGSRQPSSPSHNTNLRAGSQEFWANGTQSPMGLNFDSQELYDSFPDQNFEVMPNGPPSFFTSPQTSPMLGSSIQTFAPSQEVGSGIHPDEAAEKELTSVVAENGTGLVGSLELEEEQPELKMCGYNGSVPSVESLHQEVSVLVPDPTVSCLDDPSHLPDQLEDTPILSEVSLEPFNTLAPEPVTGGLYGIDDTELMGAEDKLPLEDSPVISALDCPSLNNATAFSLLADDSQTSASIFASPTSPPVLGESVLQDTSFDLNNGSDAEQEEMETQASDFPPSLSQPAPDQSSTLQLRTAASPAVSPTASPAVSLAVSPGASPEISPEVSPAASPEISPAISPAAFPTVSPTSSAALPPVSSEVSLTASPVTSPKASPAPSPAAVFPAASPADKNVSSFLETTADLEEITGEGVTPSGSGDVLRRRIATPEEVRLPLQHGWRREVRIKKGSHRWQGETWYYGPCGKRMKQFPEVIKYLSRNVVHNVRREHFSFSPRMPVGDFFEERDTPEGLQWVQLSAEEIPSRIQAITGKRGRPRNTEKAKTKDVPKVKRGRGRPPKVKITELLNKTDNRLLKKLEAQETLNEEDKAKMSKIKKKMKQKVQRGECQTTNQGQAKSKRKQETKSLKQKEAKKKSKAEKEKVKTKQEKLKEKVKREKKEKVKMKEKEEVAKAKPACKADKALATQRRFEERQRQQMILEEMKKPTEDMCLTDHQPLPDFSRIPGLILPSGAFSDCLTIVEFLHSFGKVLGFDPAKDVPSLGVLQEGLLCQGDSLGEVQDLLVRLLKAALYDPGLPSYCQSLKILGEKVSEIPLTRDNVSEILRCFLMAYGVEPALCDSLRTQPFQAQPPQQKAAVLAFLVHELNGSTLIINEIDKTLESMSSYRKNKWIVEGRLRRLKTALAKRTGRPEVELQGPEEGLGRRRSSRIMEETSGMEEEEEEETTAAVHGRRGRRDGEVDVIASSIPELERQIEKLSKRQLFFRKKLLHSSQMLRAVSLGQDRYRRNYWVLPYLTGIFVEGTEGSLVPEDVIKQETDSLKVATHSTPSPASFSLKRELAGSSTSASSPARARGRPRKTKPGSVQPRHLKSPVKSQGSEQLQVQLQPETQPHPQLQAHAQPQPQLQSHPHSHNGFLEPEGSPLSLGQSQHDLSQSAFLSWLSQTQSHGSLLSSSVLTPDSSPGKLDPMPSRPPEEPEPDEREASPDSQAPWFNFSAQMPCSAAPTPPPAVSEDQPTPSPQLPASSKPVSRPSAANPYSPVQLSSTPLLGVAPKRRGGDPRETPQSPTGMGQPKRRGRPPSKFFKQMEQRYLTQLTAQPVPPEMRSGWWWIRDPETLDAMLKALHPRGIREKALHKHLNKHRDFLQEVCLRPSTDPIFEPSQLLAFQEGIMSWSPKEKTYETDLAVLQWVEELEQRVILSDLQIRGWTRPSPDSTREDLAYCEHLPDSQEDITWRGRGKEGLAPQRKTTNPLDLAVMRLAALEQNVERRYLREPLWPAHEVVLEKALIGTPSSAPQCATTEISYEITPRIRAWRQTLERCWSAAQVCLCLGQLERSIAWEKSVNKVTCLVCRKGDNDEFLLLCDGCDRGCHIYCLRPKMEAVPEGDWFCAVCLAQQVEGELTQRPGFPKRGQKRKSSYVLNFPEGDSCRRRLLSRGRESPAVPRCSEGGQSPSKRRRLSMRNHHSDLTFCEIILMEMESHDAAWPFLEPVNPRLVSGYRRIIKNPMDFSTMRERLLRGGYTSSEEFAADALLVFDNCQTFNEDDSEVGKAGHIMRRFFESRWEEFYQGKQANL from the exons atggaggCAAACGACCATTTTAACTTTACTGGCCTTCCCCCTGCACCTGCTGCCTCAGGACTGAAACCCTCTCCCTCCTCAGGGGAGGGGCTCTACACTAACGGGTCTCCCATGAACTTCCCCCAGCAAGGGAAAA GTTTGAATGGGGATGTGAATGTTAATGGCTTATCTACTGTATCTCACACTACTACTTCAGGGATTTTGAACTCTGCTCCCCACTCCTCCAGCACCTCACACCTCCATCACCCCAACGTGGCCTATGACTGTCTCTGGAACTACTCACAGTACCCACCTGCCAATCCTGGCAGCAACCTCAAGGACCCACCCCTTCTCTCCCAGTTCTCGGGGGGACAATACCCACTCAACGGCATCCTTGGGGGCAGCCGGCAACCTTCATCCCCAAGTCACAACACTAACCTTCGGGCTGGGAGCCAAGAGTTCTGGGCCAACGGTACCCAGAGTCCCATGGGGCTTAACTTCGATTCACAGGAACTATATGATTCCTTTCCTGACCAGAATTTTGAGGTGATGCCCAATGGACCCCCTAGTTTTTTCACCTCCCCACAGACTTCTCCTATGTTGGGATCCAGCATCCAGACCTTTGCACCCTCCCAGGAGGTAGGCAGTGGTATCCATCCTGATGAGGCAGCAGAAAAGGAGCTGACTTCAGTTGTGGCGGAGAATGGCACTGGCTTGGTAGGCAGCCTGGAGCTGGAAGAGGAGCAGCCAG AACTAAAGATGTGTGGTTACAACGGCTCTGTCCCTTCTGTGGAATCATTACACCAAGAGGTCTCAGTCTTGGTCCCTGATCCCACAGTGAGCTGCTTAGATGATCCTTCACATCTTCCTGATCAACTGGAAGACACTCCAATCCTCAGTGAAGTCTCTCTGGAGCCCTTCAACACTTTGGCACCGG AGCCAGTGACTGGAGGACTCTATGGTATAGATGACACGGAGCTGATGGGTGCAGAGGACAAGCTGCCTCTTGAGGACAGCCCTGTGATCTCTGCCCTCGATTGTCCTTCCCTCAATAATGCCACTGCCTTCAGTCTCCTGGCAGATGACAGTCAAACTTCAGCCTCTATATTTGCCAGCCCCACCTCTCCCCCTGTCCTTGGGGAGTCTGTTCTGCAAG ATACTAGCTTTGACCTGAATAATGGCAGTGATGCAGAACAGGAAGAGATGGAGACTCAGGCTTCAGACTTCCCACCATCTCTGAGCCAGCCAGCCCCTGACCAGTCATCCACTCTTCAGCTCCGTACAGCAGCCTCGCCAGCGGTCTCACCAACAGCCTCGCCAGCAGTCTCCCTGGCGGTTTCTCCAGGAGCCTCCCCGGAAATCTCTCCAGAAGTCTCTCCAGCAGCCTCCCCAGAAATTTCCCCAGCCATCTCCCCGGCAGCCTTCCCAACAGTCTCTCCAACTTCctcagcagccctcccacccGTCTCCTCAGAAGTCTCCTTGACGGCCTCCCCAGTGACCTCCCCAAAAGCCTCCCCCGCACCTTCCCCAGCAGCTGtcttcccagcagcctccccagCAGATAAGAATGTGAGCAGCTTCCTTGAGACAACTGCTGACCTggaagagatcactggagaaggAGTCACTCCCTCTGGTAGTG GTGATGTCCTGAGGAGACGTATTGCTACCCCAGAAGAAGTCCGTCTTCCCCTCCAACATGG GTGGCGGAGAGAGGTGCGCATCAAGAAGGGCAGCCACCGATGGCAGGGGGAGACCTGGTATTATGGCCCCTGTGGGAAGAGGATGAAACAGTTCCCGGAAGTGATCAAG TACCTGAGCCGCAATGTGGTACACAACGTCCGCCGTGAGCACTTCAGCTTCAGTCCCCGTATGCCTGTTGGTGATTTCTTTGAAGAGAGAGACACACCAGAG GGCTTGCAGTGGGTACAGCTCTCAGCAGAGGAGATCCCATCCAGGATTCAGGCAATTACTGGGAAACGGGGCCGACCTCGAAACACTGAGAAGGCCAAGACCAAGGATGTCCCCAAGGTGAAACGGGGCCGAGGTCGGCCACCCAAGGTCAAAATCACTGAGCTGTTGAATAAGACAGACAACCGCCTCCTAAAGAAACTGGAGGCCCAAG AAACACTGAATGAGGAAGATAAAGCAAAGATGAGTAAAATCAAGAAGAAGATGAAGCAGAAGGTACAACGGGGAGAGTGTCAGACTACTAACCAAGGGCAG GCCAAGAGCAAGAGGAAACAAGAGACCAAGAGCTTAAAGCAGAAGGAAGCCAAGAAGAAATCGAAG GCTGAGaaggagaaagtaaaaacaaagcaggaaaaactgaaggaaaaagtcaagagggagaagaaggagaaggtaaaaatgaaggaaaaggaggaggtggCCAAAGCCAAGCCAGCCTGTAAAGCAGATAAAGCGCTGGCCACACAGAGGCGCTTTGAGGAGCGACAGAGGCAGCAGATGATCTTGGAGGAGATGAAGAAGCCCACAGAGGACATGTGTCTGACTGACCACCAG CCCCTGCCTGACTTCTCACGCATCCCTGGTCTGATCCTGCCTAGTGGGGCCTTCTCAGACTGCTTGACCATTGTGGAGTTCCTGCACAGCTTCGGCAAGGTGCTGGGCTTTGACCCTGCCAAAGATGTACCTAGCCTGGGGGTCCTGCAGGAGGGACTCCTGTGTCAAGGCGACAGCTTGGGCGAGGTGCAAGATCTGCTGGTGCGGCTCCTGAAAGCTGCGCTCTATGATCCTGGCTTGCCTTCCTACTGTCAG TCCTTAAAGATCTTGGGGGAGAAGGTGTCCGAGATCCCACTAACAAGAGACAATGTGTCTGAGATCCTGCGCTGCTTCCTCATGGCGTATGGAGTGGAGCCAGCCCTCTGCGACAGCCTGCGCACCCAGCCTTTTCAAGCCCAGCCGCCCCAGCAGAAGGCTGCTGTCCTGGCCTTCCTTGTGCATGAGCTCAATGGCTCCACCCTCATCATCAa TGAGATTGACAAGACTCTGGAGAGTATGTCCAGCTACAGGAAAAACAAGTGGATTGTTGAAGGCCGGCTCCGGAG ATTGAAAACTGCTTTGGCCAAGCGAACTGGGCGACCTGAGGTAGAGCTGCAGGGGCCGGAGGAAGGCCTGGGGCGGAGGCGCAGTTCTCGGATCATGGAGGAGACCAGTGgcatggaagaggaagaagaggaggagactaCAGCTGCTGTCCATGGCCGTAGGGGTCGAAGAGATGGAGAG GTTGATGTCATAGCATCTAGCATCCCAGAGCTAGAGCGCCAGATAGAAAAACTCAGCAAG CGTCAGCTCTTCTTTCGCAAAAAGCTGCTTCACTCATCCCAGATGCTTCGGGCAGTCTCCTTGGGTCAGGACCGCTACAGACGCAACTACTGGGTGTTGCCCTATTTGACTGGTATCTTTGTGGAAGGAACAGAGGGGAGCTTAG tTCCTGAGGATGTGATAAAGCAGGAAACTGACTCCTTAAAAGTGGCAACCCATTCAacacccagcccagcctccttctctctgaagaGGGAGTTAGCTGGCTCCAGCACCTCTGCCAGTTCTCCTGCCCGGGCCCGAGGCCGACCTCGGAAAACTAAGCCTGGGTCTGTGCAACCTAGGCACTTGAAATCTCCTGTCAAGAGTCAAGGTTCAGAACAGCTGCAGGTCCAGCTTCAGCCCGAGACTCAGCCCCATCCTCAGCTTCAGGCTcatgcccagccccagccccagcttcaGTCCCATCCTCACTCCCATAATGGGTTCCTAGAGCCAGAGGGCTCCCCTTTGTCTCTGGGTCAGAGCCAACACGACCTCAGCCAGTCAGCCTTCCTGTCTTGGCTGAGCCAGACTCAGAGCCATGGCTCCCTGCTCAGTAGCTCAGTCCTCACACCTGATAGCAGCCCCGGAAAACTGGACCCAATGCCATCACGGCCCCCGGAGGAGCCAGAACCTGACGAGAGAGAAGCCAGCCCCGATTCTCAAGCTCCCTGGTTTAACTTCTCAGCCCAGATGCCCTGCAGTGCTGCCCCTACACCACCCCCTGCAGTTTCTGAGGACCAGCCCACTCCTTCCCCTCAGCTACCTGCCTCCTCCAAGCCA GTGAGTAGACCCAGTGCTGCCAACCCCTATTCTCCAGTGCAGCTCTCTTCCACCCCCTTGCTGGGCGTGGCTCCTAAAAGGCGAGGAGGAGACCCTAGAGAAACACCACAGAGCCCCACAGGGATGGGACAGCCAAAACGGAGAGGGAGACCTCCCAGTAAGTTCTTCAAACAGATGGAGCAGCGTTACCTAACCCAGCTGACAGCCCAGCCCGTCCCCCCTG AGATGCGCTCGGGCTGGTGGTGGATCCGAGATCCTGAGACATTGGATGCCATGCTCAAGGCCCTGCACCCCCGAGGCATCCGAGAGAAGGCACTTCACAAACACCTAAACAAGCACAGGGACTTCTTACAGGAAGTCTGCCTACGGCCCTCAACTG ACCCTATCTTTGAGCCTAGTCAGCTACTTGCCTTTCAAGAAGGGATCATGAGCTGGTCCCCCAAAGAGAAGACATATGAGACAGACTTGGCCGTGCTTCAGTGGGTAGAGGAGCTGGAACAGCGGGTTATCCTGTCTGATCTGCAGATTCGG GGCTGGACACGTCCCAGCCCAGACTCTACTCGTGAAGACTTGGCCTACTGTGAGCATCTACCTGACTCCCAGGAGGATATCACCTGGCGGGGTCGAGGCAAGGAAGGACTGGCACCCCAGCGTAAAACTACCAACCCCCTGGACCTGGCAGTGATGCGACTTGCTGCCCTGGAGCAGAATGTGGAGCGGCGGTACCTGCGGGAGCCCCTATGGCCAGCTCATGAGGTTGTGCTGGAGAAGGCCCTGATCGGCACGCCCAGTAGTGCCCCACAGTGTGCCACTACAGAGAT ATCATATGAGATCACCCCTCGCATTAGAGCCTGGCGCCAAACGCTAGAGCGGTGCTGGAGCGCGGCCCAGGTCTGCTTGTGCCTGGGCCAGCTGGAGAGGTCCATTGCCTGGGAGAAGTCTGTCAACAAAGTG ACCTGTCTAGTCTGCCGGAAGGGTGACAACGATGAGTTTCTTCTACTTTGTGATGGGTGTGACCGTGGCTGCCATATTTACTGCCTTCGGCCCAAGATGGAGGCTGTCCCAGAAGGAGACTGGTTCTGTGCTGTCTGTTTGGCCCAG CAGGTAGAGGGAGAATTGACTCAGAGGCCAGGTTTCCCAAAACGAGGCCAGAAGCGGAAAAGTAGTTATGTGCTGAACTTCCCAGAGGGTGATAGCTGCCGGCGCCGGCTGCTGTCGAGGGGCCGAGAAAGCCCGGCAGTGCCTCGGTGCTCAGAAGGAGGACAGTCCCCCTCAAAGCGGCGGCGGCTCTCCATGCGGAACCACCACAGTGATCTCACGTTTTGCGA GATTATCTTGATGGAGATGGAGTCCCATGATGCAGCCTGGCCTTTCCTGGAGCCTGTGAACCCACGATTGGTGAGTGGGTACCGGCGCATCATCAAAAACCCTATGGATTTTTCCACCATGCGGGAGCGGCTGCTCCGGGGAGG GTACACCAGCTCAGAGGAGTTTGCGGCTGATGCACTTCTGGTCTTTGACAACTGCCAGACATTCAATGAGGATGACTCTGAAGTGGGCAAGGCTGGGCACATCATGCGTCGCTTCTTCGAGAGCCGCTGGGAGGAGTTTTATCAGGGAAAACAGGCCAATCTGTGA